One Phocaeicola dorei genomic region harbors:
- a CDS encoding D-2-hydroxyacid dehydrogenase produces MKIVVLDGYGLNPGDLSWEEMQALGELTVYDRTAPAELLERSAGAEVLITNKTVITAEDMAALPALKYIGVLATGYNIVDIQAAKARGIIVTNIPAYSTASVAQMVFAHILNITQRVGHYAYANRHGRWANNPDFCYWDTDLVELDGKKLGIIGLGNTGQATARIAAAFGMQVCAYTSKPQSQLPGGIRKMELDELFCECDVVSLHCPLTPDTKELVNATRLALMKPTAILINTGRGPLVNEKDLADALNKGVIAAAGLDVLSSEPPQYTNPLLTAKNCFITPHIAWATKEARVRLMQIAVGNLKGFIKGEIVNNVAE; encoded by the coding sequence ATGAAAATAGTAGTTTTAGACGGTTACGGATTGAATCCCGGTGATTTGTCATGGGAGGAGATGCAGGCGTTGGGCGAGCTGACGGTATATGACCGCACGGCCCCTGCCGAGTTATTGGAGCGTTCTGCCGGAGCGGAAGTGCTGATTACAAATAAAACGGTGATTACGGCGGAGGATATGGCCGCTCTGCCCGCCTTGAAATACATCGGCGTGCTGGCTACAGGATATAATATTGTGGACATCCAGGCTGCGAAAGCGCGGGGCATCATTGTCACCAACATACCTGCCTACAGCACCGCTTCCGTTGCCCAGATGGTCTTTGCGCATATACTGAACATCACCCAGCGTGTAGGCCATTATGCCTATGCCAACCGTCACGGGCGTTGGGCAAATAATCCCGACTTCTGCTATTGGGATACCGACCTGGTGGAACTGGACGGGAAGAAGCTGGGAATCATCGGCTTGGGAAACACCGGACAGGCGACGGCGCGCATTGCTGCCGCTTTCGGAATGCAGGTATGCGCCTATACTTCCAAGCCGCAGTCACAACTTCCCGGAGGAATCCGGAAAATGGAGCTGGATGAGCTTTTCTGCGAATGTGACGTGGTGAGCCTGCACTGCCCCCTTACCCCCGATACCAAAGAACTGGTCAATGCCACCCGCCTGGCCCTTATGAAACCGACAGCTATTCTGATAAATACCGGCCGCGGTCCCTTGGTAAACGAGAAAGACCTGGCCGACGCACTGAACAAGGGCGTGATAGCGGCTGCCGGACTGGACGTGCTTTCTTCCGAGCCTCCCCAATATACCAACCCCTTGCTGACGGCGAAGAACTGCTTCATTACGCCGCATATCGCCTGGGCCACGAAAGAAGCCCGTGTCCGGCTGATGCAGATTGCGGTGGGGAACTTGAAAGGATTTATCAAGGGTGAGATTGTAAATAATGTGGCGGAATGA
- a CDS encoding winged helix-turn-helix domain-containing protein, translating to MLKEKAGALAGQIWEALNGTEGLTQKQIKKAAKLKADKDFFLGLGWLLREDKVVTSEVEGEIFVKLV from the coding sequence ATGTTGAAAGAAAAAGCAGGTGCTTTGGCCGGACAGATCTGGGAAGCATTGAATGGAACTGAAGGTTTGACACAAAAACAAATCAAGAAAGCAGCCAAACTGAAAGCTGACAAGGATTTCTTCCTGGGGCTGGGCTGGTTACTGAGAGAAGATAAGGTCGTTACTTCTGAAGTGGAAGGCGAGATCTTTGTAAAATTAGTGTAA
- the gadC gene encoding putative glutamine/gamma-aminobutyrate antiporter GadC, which yields MANISKSVKLGVFTLAIMNVTAVVSLRGLPAEAEYGLSSAFYYLFAAIVFLIPTSLVAAELAAMFQDKQGGVFRWVGEAYGKKFGFLAIFLQWVESTIWYPTVLTFGAVALAFIGMSDTHDMALASNRYYSLAVVLIIYWLATFISLKGMGWVGKVAKVGGMVGTIIPAGLLMVLAVIYLASGGQSQMNFDGNFFPDFSNFDNLVLASSIFLFYAGMEMGGIHVKDIENPAKNYPKAVFIGAAITVIIFVLGTFALGIIIPEKDINLTQSLLVGFDNYFKYVHASWLSPIIAVALAFGVLAGVLTWVAGPSKGIFAVGKAGYLPPFFQKTNANGVQKNILLVQGLAVTLLSLLFVVMPSVQSFYQILSQLTVLLYLIMYLLMFSGAIYLRYNMKKAPRPFRIGSKGNGLMWLIGGLGFCGSLLAFVLSFIPPSQIAVGSNTVWFAVLIIGCIVVVAAPFIIYASRKPSWVDKNTQFEPFHWEVQATTAQTAAPVSGAAKSSASSASTNAAAGPASQSTPTPEQHK from the coding sequence ATGGCAAACATTAGTAAATCAGTCAAGCTAGGGGTATTTACCCTCGCTATTATGAACGTGACTGCGGTAGTATCCCTGCGCGGGCTGCCTGCCGAAGCCGAATACGGACTGAGTTCGGCATTTTATTATTTATTCGCGGCCATCGTCTTCCTGATACCTACCTCATTGGTAGCGGCGGAACTGGCGGCCATGTTCCAGGACAAGCAAGGCGGTGTGTTCCGATGGGTGGGTGAAGCCTACGGAAAGAAATTCGGCTTCCTCGCCATCTTCCTGCAATGGGTGGAAAGCACCATCTGGTATCCCACCGTATTGACTTTCGGAGCTGTGGCACTGGCTTTTATCGGCATGAGTGACACCCATGATATGGCCTTGGCATCCAACCGCTATTACTCACTGGCGGTGGTCTTGATTATCTATTGGCTGGCCACTTTCATTTCGCTGAAAGGCATGGGCTGGGTAGGCAAAGTGGCCAAAGTAGGCGGTATGGTAGGTACGATTATTCCTGCCGGCCTGCTGATGGTACTGGCGGTGATTTACCTTGCCTCCGGCGGACAGAGCCAGATGAACTTCGACGGCAACTTCTTCCCCGACTTCAGCAACTTCGACAACCTGGTGCTGGCTTCCAGCATCTTCCTGTTCTATGCCGGTATGGAAATGGGCGGTATCCACGTAAAAGACATAGAAAATCCTGCCAAGAACTATCCGAAAGCTGTATTCATCGGTGCGGCTATTACCGTAATCATCTTCGTGCTCGGCACCTTCGCACTGGGGATCATTATTCCCGAAAAGGATATCAACCTGACTCAGAGCCTGCTGGTAGGTTTTGATAATTACTTCAAGTATGTCCATGCTTCGTGGTTGTCACCTATCATCGCCGTGGCTTTGGCATTCGGTGTGCTGGCAGGTGTGTTGACCTGGGTGGCCGGTCCGTCCAAAGGTATCTTCGCAGTGGGTAAAGCAGGCTATCTGCCTCCCTTCTTCCAGAAGACCAACGCCAACGGCGTACAGAAAAACATTCTGCTGGTCCAAGGCCTTGCCGTAACCTTGCTCAGCCTGCTGTTCGTTGTGATGCCTTCCGTACAGAGTTTCTACCAAATCCTGTCACAGCTCACCGTATTGCTTTACCTTATCATGTATCTGCTGATGTTCAGCGGCGCCATCTATCTGCGTTACAATATGAAAAAGGCTCCTCGCCCATTCCGTATCGGCAGCAAAGGCAACGGACTGATGTGGCTCATCGGCGGTCTGGGTTTCTGTGGTTCACTACTGGCATTCGTGCTCAGCTTCATTCCCCCCAGCCAGATTGCGGTAGGCAGCAACACCGTATGGTTTGCCGTTTTGATTATCGGCTGCATCGTGGTAGTCGCAGCTCCGTTCATTATCTATGCATCGCGCAAACCGTCATGGGTAGACAAGAACACACAGTTCGAACCGTTCCACTGGGAAGTACAGGCTACAACGGCACAGACAGCGGCTCCGGTTTCCGGCGCGGCTAAAAGTTCCGCTTCAAGCGCCTCTACAAACGCTGCCGCCGGACCGGCCTCTCAAAGCACCCCGACCCCGGAGCAACACAAATAA
- a CDS encoding replication-associated recombination protein A produces the protein MAQPLAERLRPKTLDDYIGQKHLVGPGAVLRKMIDAGRISSFILWGPPGVGKTTLAQIIANKLETPFYTLSAVTSGVKDVRDVIEKARSNRFFSQASPILFIDEIHRFSKSQQDSLLGAVETGVVTLIGATTENPSFEVIRPLLSRCQLYVLKSLEKEDLLELLHNAIAKDVILKEKKIELKETDAMLRFSGGDARKLLNILELVVEADADAGTIVITDEKVTERLQQNPLAYDKDGEMHYDIISAFIKSIRGSDPDGALYWLARMVEAGEDPAFIARRLVISAAEDIGLANPNALLLANAAFDAVMKIGWPEGRIPLAEATVYLATSPKSNSAYEGINSALELVRQTGNLPVPLHLRNAPTKLMKQLGYGKDYKYAHAYQGNFVQQQFLPDEVKGSRIWHPQNNAQEAKIKERMQSLWGERFKE, from the coding sequence ATGGCACAACCTTTAGCAGAACGTTTGCGTCCGAAGACATTGGACGATTATATAGGTCAGAAACACCTGGTGGGGCCGGGGGCTGTCTTGCGCAAGATGATTGATGCGGGACGCATCTCCTCCTTTATCCTTTGGGGGCCTCCGGGGGTGGGAAAGACTACGCTGGCGCAGATCATAGCCAACAAGCTGGAAACTCCTTTTTATACACTGAGCGCGGTCACTTCCGGTGTGAAGGATGTGCGCGATGTGATAGAGAAGGCGAGAAGCAACCGTTTTTTCTCGCAGGCCAGCCCCATCCTGTTCATTGATGAAATCCACCGGTTCAGCAAGTCCCAGCAGGATTCCTTGTTGGGGGCGGTGGAGACGGGAGTGGTGACCCTGATAGGCGCCACCACCGAGAATCCCTCGTTCGAGGTGATCCGGCCCTTGCTCTCCCGTTGTCAGTTGTATGTGTTGAAATCATTGGAGAAGGAAGATTTGCTGGAACTGCTGCATAATGCCATCGCAAAGGATGTGATACTGAAAGAAAAGAAGATAGAGCTGAAGGAGACGGATGCCATGCTCCGCTTTTCGGGAGGCGATGCCCGCAAGTTGCTGAACATACTGGAATTGGTGGTGGAAGCGGATGCGGATGCCGGAACCATTGTGATTACGGATGAGAAGGTGACCGAGCGTCTGCAGCAGAATCCGTTGGCGTATGACAAGGATGGAGAGATGCATTATGATATCATTTCCGCCTTTATCAAGTCCATCCGCGGAAGTGATCCGGACGGGGCGCTCTACTGGCTGGCGCGTATGGTGGAGGCCGGAGAGGACCCGGCTTTCATAGCCCGCAGGCTAGTCATTTCGGCAGCCGAGGATATCGGTCTGGCCAATCCCAACGCATTGCTCCTGGCGAACGCTGCTTTTGATGCCGTGATGAAGATAGGATGGCCTGAGGGGCGTATCCCGCTGGCGGAAGCTACGGTGTATCTGGCCACCAGCCCTAAGAGCAACTCGGCATACGAGGGGATCAACAGCGCCCTGGAACTGGTGCGGCAGACGGGCAACCTGCCTGTTCCCTTGCATCTGCGCAACGCACCCACCAAGCTGATGAAACAGTTGGGCTATGGCAAGGATTATAAGTATGCACATGCCTATCAGGGCAATTTCGTGCAGCAGCAGTTCCTGCCGGACGAGGTGAAGGGCAGCCGCATCTGGCATCCGCAGAACAATGCGCAGGAAGCGAAGATAAAGGAACGGATGCAGAGCCTCTGGGGGGAACGGTTCAAGGAATGA
- the lepA gene encoding translation elongation factor 4 — MKNIRNFCIIAHIDHGKSTLADRLLEFTKTIQVTEGQMLDDMDLEKERGITIKSHAIQMEYEYGGEKYVLNLIDTPGHVDFSYEVSRSIAACEGALLIVDASQGVQAQTISNLYMALEHDLEIIPVLNKCDMASAMPDEVEDEIIDLLGCKREDIIRASGKTGMGVEEILKAVVERIPHPTGDEEAPLQALIFDSVFNSFRGIIAYFKIENGVIRKGDKVKFFNTGKEYDADEIGVLKMDMIPRTELRTGDVGYIISGIKTSREVKVGDTITHIARPCDKAIAGFEEVKPMVFAGVYPIEAEDYENLRASLEKLQLNDASLTFQPESSLALGFGFRCGFLGLLHMEIVQERLDREFDMNVITTVPNVSYMVYDKQGHANEVHNPGGMPDPTLIDHIEEPFIDATIITATDYIGPIMTLCLGKRGELVRQNYVSGNRVEIHYKMPLGEIVIDFYDKLKSISKGYASFDYHQSGFRPSKLVKLDILLNGEPVDALSTLTHVDNAYNLGKRMCEKLKELIPRQQFDIAIQAAIGAKIISRETIKAVRKDVTAKCYGGDVSRKRKLLEKQKRGKKRMKQIGNVEVPQKAFLAVLKLD, encoded by the coding sequence ATGAAGAATATCCGTAATTTTTGCATTATAGCACATATAGACCACGGGAAGTCCACCTTGGCCGACCGTTTGTTAGAGTTCACAAAAACCATTCAGGTAACCGAAGGACAGATGCTTGACGATATGGACCTGGAAAAGGAGAGAGGTATTACGATCAAAAGCCATGCCATCCAGATGGAATACGAGTATGGGGGAGAGAAGTATGTACTGAATCTGATTGACACTCCGGGACACGTGGACTTTTCATACGAGGTATCCCGTTCCATAGCCGCCTGTGAAGGGGCGCTGCTCATTGTGGACGCTTCGCAGGGAGTGCAGGCGCAGACTATCTCGAATCTGTACATGGCGTTGGAGCATGACCTGGAAATCATTCCCGTGCTGAACAAATGTGATATGGCGAGTGCCATGCCCGATGAGGTGGAAGATGAAATCATCGACCTGCTGGGCTGCAAACGTGAGGATATTATCCGTGCCTCCGGCAAAACCGGAATGGGTGTGGAGGAGATATTGAAAGCGGTGGTGGAACGTATCCCGCACCCGACGGGTGACGAGGAGGCGCCGCTACAGGCTTTGATTTTCGACTCGGTATTCAATTCTTTCCGTGGAATCATCGCTTATTTTAAAATAGAGAACGGCGTGATCCGCAAAGGGGACAAGGTGAAATTTTTCAATACCGGCAAGGAGTATGATGCAGATGAAATCGGTGTGCTGAAAATGGACATGATTCCCCGCACGGAGTTGCGTACAGGAGACGTAGGGTATATCATTTCGGGCATCAAGACTTCGCGCGAGGTGAAGGTGGGGGATACCATCACTCACATTGCCCGTCCGTGTGACAAGGCGATTGCCGGATTCGAGGAAGTGAAGCCGATGGTGTTTGCCGGGGTCTATCCTATCGAGGCGGAAGATTACGAGAACCTCCGCGCCTCGCTGGAGAAACTTCAGCTGAATGACGCCTCGCTGACTTTCCAGCCGGAGTCCTCACTGGCTCTGGGATTCGGATTCCGTTGCGGTTTCCTGGGATTACTTCACATGGAAATCGTTCAGGAACGTCTGGACCGCGAGTTTGATATGAATGTGATCACGACCGTGCCCAACGTGTCGTACATGGTATATGACAAGCAGGGACATGCCAATGAGGTACATAATCCCGGCGGTATGCCCGATCCGACGCTGATTGACCACATCGAGGAACCTTTCATTGACGCCACGATCATTACCGCCACCGATTACATCGGCCCTATCATGACGCTGTGTCTGGGCAAGCGTGGCGAATTGGTGCGGCAGAATTATGTGTCGGGCAACCGGGTGGAGATTCACTACAAGATGCCGCTGGGTGAAATCGTGATTGATTTTTATGACAAGCTGAAGAGTATTTCGAAAGGATATGCTTCCTTTGACTACCATCAGTCGGGTTTCCGCCCTTCCAAACTGGTGAAGCTGGATATCTTGTTGAACGGTGAGCCGGTGGATGCGCTTTCTACCCTGACCCATGTGGACAATGCCTATAACCTGGGCAAGCGTATGTGCGAGAAACTGAAAGAGCTGATTCCGCGCCAGCAGTTTGATATTGCTATCCAGGCAGCTATCGGGGCCAAGATTATCTCAAGGGAAACTATCAAGGCGGTGCGCAAGGATGTGACCGCGAAGTGTTATGGCGGTGACGTGAGCCGTAAGCGTAAATTGTTGGAAAAACAAAAAAGAGGTAAGAAACGAATGAAACAGATCGGTAATGTGGAAGTACCGCAAAAGGCGTTCCTGGCCGTTCTGAAGCTGGATTAA
- a CDS encoding C-GCAxxG-C-C family protein, with the protein MEEDKNTLGLHPEVREEDRVAKAVALFREGYNCSQSVVTAFADLYGFTREQALHMSASFGGGIGRMRETCGAACGMFLLAGLEKCAVEGKDRESKAANYALVQELAEEFKKRNGALRCADLLGLSRKEPVVSTPEARTEQYYAKRPCARMVEEAARIWSEHLEKQKK; encoded by the coding sequence ATGGAGGAAGACAAGAATACGTTGGGTTTGCATCCGGAAGTTAGGGAAGAAGATAGAGTGGCAAAGGCTGTAGCTTTGTTCAGGGAAGGATATAACTGCTCCCAGTCCGTAGTGACGGCTTTTGCCGATCTGTATGGTTTCACCCGTGAACAGGCCCTGCACATGTCCGCCTCTTTCGGCGGCGGTATAGGGCGGATGCGTGAGACCTGCGGTGCTGCTTGCGGCATGTTCCTGCTGGCCGGGCTGGAGAAGTGCGCCGTCGAGGGGAAAGACCGTGAGAGCAAGGCGGCGAATTACGCTCTGGTGCAGGAACTGGCCGAAGAATTCAAGAAGCGGAACGGCGCCCTGCGGTGTGCCGATTTGCTGGGATTGTCCAGAAAAGAGCCGGTAGTATCCACGCCGGAAGCAAGGACGGAACAGTATTATGCCAAGCGTCCTTGTGCAAGAATGGTAGAGGAAGCGGCCAGGATTTGGAGCGAACACCTCGAAAAACAAAAAAAATAG
- a CDS encoding type II toxin-antitoxin system HicB family antitoxin, whose product MKTVEVIVEHAGKNLSAYIEGAPVITVGNDIKEIEDNMKEAIELYLEDNPNPCEVLSGEFELKFKIDAATFINYYSSIFTKAALSRITGINERQLWHYAAGVHKPRRQQLEKIQKGIQSLSRELSAINLL is encoded by the coding sequence ATGAAAACAGTGGAAGTGATTGTAGAACACGCAGGAAAGAACTTGAGTGCTTATATCGAAGGTGCTCCCGTTATTACTGTAGGCAATGACATAAAGGAGATTGAGGATAACATGAAGGAGGCAATTGAGTTGTATCTGGAAGATAATCCGAATCCTTGTGAAGTCTTGTCGGGAGAGTTTGAATTGAAATTTAAGATAGATGCCGCTACTTTTATCAACTATTATAGCAGCATCTTCACCAAGGCTGCTTTGAGCCGGATTACCGGAATCAATGAACGTCAGTTGTGGCATTATGCAGCCGGAGTGCATAAACCTCGCAGGCAGCAGTTGGAAAAGATCCAGAAAGGCATACAGTCTTTGAGTAGGGAATTGTCTGCTATAAATTTATTATAG
- a CDS encoding PAS domain-containing sensor histidine kinase translates to MKHKAFFIFMTALLIGSPLYAQKYKIALIHSYQEGYSGAGIVNKLFVKGLKDQQIDFQLRTFYLDCEKYESVEEEQRISEFADSIRSWEGDLIAVLDDQATYSIMACGNPYVRQIPVVFSGVNYPNQDLLAQYPNITGYIDKPDYLTTCRMIERIMGKVRIHILNGRTVLDRLIWKDLSEQCKGSEITLHQWKRQEALPGKLNIPISDKDDTEYESLHEKLNEYNHLDSTIVVRLSSDSVAARDLMWLSSGIFKYSLFLYTKRDYTTLRIGSLFDNPGFETINEGFGIKEYMLGGYFAPIETQLSDMTAGIKERLQGKIPVPAVKQIAKQHLVNWQAMKRYQIPPESIPPEYTIMYRPWREKYATPILILASLLVFTLLVGIAYLIYIYTLEKGRKKEALRNLRFEHEALTLALEGGKTYAWCFDGKTAVFDQAFCELTNRSQNLLEIKEIANYVHPGDQAQFRKNVSNILHRPRRTAQYRCKFDDTGYQWWEFRYSVLQHYEQNPIITGLLVNIQEIKDKEEELIRARKLAEQAELKQSFLANMSHEIRTPLNAIVGFSNLLTTEKNISEEEKKEFASIIDNNTRLLLKLVNDVLELSRIESGNMSFHCEDCSAHHFAETVYQTHQVIILPPVEFIKEFPDEDVTIHIDRMRLTQVITNFLGNAKKFTSQGHIKLGYFCDKEKKEIHFFVEDTGAGIPKEELQMIFERFYKRNEFVQGVGLGLAISKVIVEKMNGHIDVQSEVNKGSRFTAVLPYL, encoded by the coding sequence ATGAAGCATAAAGCCTTTTTCATTTTTATGACAGCCCTTCTTATAGGGAGTCCGCTTTATGCACAAAAATATAAAATAGCCCTTATCCATTCCTACCAGGAAGGGTACAGCGGTGCCGGCATTGTAAACAAACTGTTTGTCAAAGGACTGAAAGACCAGCAAATAGACTTCCAGCTGCGCACTTTTTATCTGGATTGCGAGAAATATGAATCTGTAGAAGAAGAGCAACGGATTTCCGAGTTTGCAGATTCCATCCGCTCATGGGAAGGGGATTTGATTGCCGTGCTCGATGATCAGGCAACCTACTCTATCATGGCTTGCGGAAACCCGTATGTCAGGCAGATTCCCGTCGTATTCAGCGGAGTGAATTATCCCAACCAAGACTTGCTGGCACAATATCCCAACATTACGGGCTACATAGACAAACCCGATTACCTCACCACCTGCCGGATGATAGAACGCATTATGGGCAAAGTCCGCATCCACATCCTGAACGGCCGGACCGTGCTTGACCGCCTTATCTGGAAAGACCTGAGCGAACAATGCAAAGGATCGGAAATCACCCTCCACCAATGGAAAAGACAAGAGGCCCTGCCCGGCAAGCTGAATATCCCCATCAGTGACAAAGATGATACCGAATATGAATCCCTGCACGAAAAACTGAACGAATATAACCACTTGGACTCCACCATCGTAGTCCGCCTGTCCAGTGATTCCGTAGCTGCCCGCGACCTGATGTGGCTGTCCAGCGGGATCTTCAAATACTCCTTGTTCCTGTATACCAAACGGGACTATACCACCCTGCGCATCGGCAGCCTGTTCGACAATCCCGGCTTCGAAACCATCAACGAAGGATTCGGGATAAAGGAATATATGCTGGGAGGTTATTTCGCCCCCATCGAAACACAGCTAAGCGACATGACCGCCGGCATCAAAGAAAGACTGCAAGGAAAGATACCCGTCCCGGCAGTAAAACAAATCGCCAAACAGCATCTGGTCAACTGGCAGGCCATGAAGAGATACCAGATCCCCCCTGAAAGCATTCCACCGGAATATACCATCATGTACAGGCCGTGGAGGGAAAAATACGCAACCCCCATCCTGATTCTTGCAAGCCTCCTGGTCTTCACACTCCTTGTGGGGATAGCCTACCTTATTTATATCTATACACTGGAAAAAGGACGGAAAAAAGAAGCCTTGCGCAACCTCAGGTTCGAACACGAAGCATTAACGCTTGCACTGGAAGGAGGAAAAACCTACGCCTGGTGTTTCGACGGAAAAACAGCCGTGTTCGACCAAGCTTTCTGCGAACTGACCAACCGTTCCCAAAACCTGTTGGAAATAAAGGAAATAGCCAACTATGTACACCCCGGCGACCAAGCCCAGTTCAGAAAAAACGTATCCAACATATTACACCGGCCACGAAGAACAGCCCAATACCGTTGCAAATTCGACGACACCGGTTACCAATGGTGGGAATTCAGATACAGCGTGTTGCAGCATTATGAACAAAATCCTATCATCACCGGACTTCTGGTAAACATTCAGGAGATCAAAGACAAGGAAGAAGAACTGATACGTGCCCGCAAACTGGCGGAACAGGCGGAACTGAAACAATCCTTCCTGGCCAACATGAGCCATGAAATCCGTACTCCGCTTAATGCCATCGTGGGATTCTCCAACCTGCTCACTACCGAGAAAAACATCTCGGAAGAAGAGAAAAAAGAATTTGCCTCCATCATAGACAACAATACCAGACTCTTGTTGAAACTGGTCAATGATGTGCTGGAACTATCCCGTATAGAATCCGGCAATATGTCCTTTCATTGTGAGGATTGCAGCGCGCATCATTTTGCAGAAACGGTCTATCAGACCCATCAGGTAATTATTCTCCCTCCTGTGGAATTCATCAAAGAATTTCCCGACGAGGATGTGACCATACACATAGACCGTATGCGCCTCACCCAAGTCATCACCAACTTTTTGGGAAACGCCAAGAAGTTCACCTCCCAAGGACACATCAAACTGGGTTATTTCTGCGACAAAGAGAAAAAGGAAATCCATTTCTTCGTAGAAGATACCGGTGCGGGAATCCCTAAAGAAGAATTACAAATGATATTCGAACGGTTCTACAAGCGGAATGAATTTGTACAGGGTGTAGGACTGGGACTCGCCATCAGCAAGGTCATTGTAGAAAAAATGAACGGACACATCGATGTGCAATCCGAGGTGAACAAGGGCAGCCGTTTCACCGCCGTACTGCCCTATCTGTAA
- the nhaA gene encoding Na+/H+ antiporter NhaA, whose protein sequence is MEKLKILNLNFSFQRAAHYHINGGMLLMGVVLLAMFLANSPWGDIYASFWNYEVHLQIGEFNFFSHNGHHMTLMTFINDALMAVFFFSVGLEIKREILVGELSSFRQALLPIVAACGGMLVPVLIYYFMTAGTPAQSGLAIPMATDIAFSLGVLSLFGKRVPLSLKVFLTAFAVVDDIGGILVIALFYTSHLAVNYLIASAGILLILCGGNFFRVRNRWFYIFWGVIMWYLFLQSGIHATIAGVVAAFTVPATPHYKIGKYINRIRENIAVFPASDKEGVVLSKMQINVLKSIESSSDRVISPLQSLEDSLHGMVNYIILPLFAFANAGVSLTADHGGLEVGMATWAVLAGLLAGKFAGIYFFTWLVIKMGFAGLLKGMTWVNLTGVCLLGGIGFTVSLFIANLSFGDSPVLLTQAKMGVILGTVLAGVLAYLVLQFALPKQPAQE, encoded by the coding sequence ATGGAAAAACTGAAAATTCTGAACTTGAACTTTTCCTTCCAGCGAGCGGCGCACTATCATATTAATGGAGGGATGTTGCTGATGGGGGTAGTCTTGCTGGCTATGTTCCTGGCCAATTCTCCGTGGGGGGATATTTATGCCTCCTTTTGGAATTACGAAGTGCATCTTCAGATAGGAGAATTTAATTTCTTTAGTCATAACGGGCATCACATGACCTTGATGACTTTTATCAACGATGCTTTGATGGCTGTCTTTTTCTTCAGTGTGGGACTGGAGATAAAGCGTGAGATACTGGTGGGCGAATTGTCCAGTTTCCGGCAGGCGCTTTTGCCCATCGTGGCGGCGTGCGGCGGTATGCTGGTTCCGGTGCTGATCTATTATTTCATGACGGCGGGAACTCCGGCCCAAAGTGGCCTGGCCATACCGATGGCTACGGATATCGCTTTTTCGCTGGGAGTGCTCAGCCTGTTCGGCAAGCGGGTTCCGCTGAGCTTGAAAGTCTTTCTGACTGCTTTCGCTGTGGTCGATGATATCGGCGGCATTCTGGTCATCGCTCTTTTTTACACTTCTCATCTGGCGGTGAACTACCTGATTGCTTCGGCGGGTATCCTGCTGATACTTTGCGGCGGGAATTTCTTCCGGGTGCGCAACCGTTGGTTTTATATTTTCTGGGGAGTGATTATGTGGTATCTGTTTTTGCAGAGCGGCATCCACGCTACCATTGCGGGAGTTGTCGCAGCCTTCACGGTTCCCGCCACTCCTCATTACAAGATAGGTAAGTACATTAACCGCATCCGGGAGAACATTGCTGTCTTTCCTGCCAGTGACAAGGAAGGTGTTGTGTTAAGCAAGATGCAGATCAATGTGCTGAAAAGCATCGAGTCTTCCTCGGACCGTGTCATATCTCCCTTGCAGTCATTGGAAGACAGTCTGCATGGAATGGTGAATTATATTATTCTTCCCTTGTTCGCCTTTGCCAATGCGGGTGTCTCGCTCACGGCGGATCATGGTGGCTTGGAAGTGGGGATGGCTACTTGGGCGGTGCTGGCGGGATTGCTGGCGGGTAAGTTTGCCGGCATTTATTTCTTTACCTGGCTGGTGATAAAGATGGGGTTCGCCGGACTGCTGAAAGGCATGACCTGGGTGAACCTGACAGGTGTCTGTCTTTTGGGCGGTATCGGTTTTACGGTTTCTTTGTTTATAGCCAACCTGTCTTTCGGGGATTCACCGGTGTTGCTGACGCAGGCAAAGATGGGTGTCATACTGGGAACGGTGCTGGCGGGTGTGCTGGCGTATCTGGTCTTGCAGTTCGCCTTGCCTAAACAGCCTGCACAGGAATAA
- a CDS encoding DUF4248 domain-containing protein, translating into MENFEIRTYGRTELALCYFPDLNPQVAYRKLQYWIDYYPHLREELEKMGSGLSCRTYMPAQVQLIVGAIGEP; encoded by the coding sequence ATGGAGAATTTTGAGATACGCACGTACGGCCGCACCGAACTGGCCCTGTGTTATTTCCCGGATTTGAATCCGCAGGTGGCTTACCGTAAGTTGCAATATTGGATTGACTATTATCCTCACCTCAGGGAGGAGCTGGAGAAGATGGGCAGTGGTTTGAGTTGCCGTACCTATATGCCGGCTCAGGTACAGCTGATTGTGGGGGCGATAGGGGAGCCGTGA